From one Thermococcus sp. Bubb.Bath genomic stretch:
- a CDS encoding ABC transporter substrate-binding protein, which yields MKRVISVFIVLLLGLSLAASGCISGGNSSGTSSSHSTSGGGTSSQKQVELSVMVPQGDPTLQPFIQTVANDFMAKHPNVKITLQPVPFSQMVTTALAALKNKNPSPSIIIFYPSQASSLGPWLLDLRKYFDNGLFNKSDIPESSMLPVYLLDKNGNVQKIFGVPFQQVFGYVLIYRKSIFNNKTLQEEFQQKYGFPFDPKEWSSWDQLIAAASFIQSKHLTKWALLFPDGLEQSIFNTYTGIFYTYALSMNDSCPDIPIKDGKIPTHGYWLYVKEENGTIVPTFDCPSAIEALKEYKKLIQFEPPIDEQAMEYSQIRDLFRTGDYAMVAAWTSFIPVYNGTGSKVAGDIDVAPLPGGKNPWGTSQAPTFIGINPYAPDVKMAAEFIAFLLQPSEMKKGAEQVGFIPATFSGLREASKVPKTAWVKQFMPLLEKSAITNIQRLTLQNRILNFFTGLKPIFINEVAKYFRGQQTAEQAMHTITEQWEKIMKVSPS from the coding sequence ATGAAGAGAGTTATCTCGGTGTTTATCGTCCTGCTGCTGGGGCTCTCCCTGGCGGCAAGTGGCTGTATATCCGGAGGAAACAGCTCGGGTACGAGCTCGAGCCACTCGACTAGTGGCGGGGGAACAAGCAGCCAAAAGCAGGTAGAGCTCTCCGTAATGGTTCCACAGGGGGATCCCACCCTCCAGCCATTCATTCAAACTGTTGCAAATGATTTCATGGCTAAACATCCTAACGTTAAGATCACGTTGCAGCCCGTCCCCTTTAGCCAGATGGTAACTACCGCTTTGGCCGCCCTCAAGAATAAGAACCCGTCGCCCAGTATCATAATCTTCTATCCTTCACAGGCTTCATCACTAGGCCCATGGCTGCTGGATCTGAGGAAATATTTTGACAATGGTCTGTTCAACAAGAGCGATATTCCTGAGTCATCGATGCTTCCGGTGTATCTACTGGACAAGAATGGCAACGTTCAGAAGATCTTCGGTGTCCCGTTCCAGCAGGTTTTCGGCTACGTGCTAATATACCGGAAGAGCATTTTCAACAATAAGACCTTGCAAGAAGAGTTCCAGCAGAAGTACGGGTTCCCCTTCGACCCGAAGGAATGGTCATCATGGGATCAGCTGATTGCAGCGGCGAGCTTCATACAATCCAAGCATCTCACAAAGTGGGCCCTGCTGTTCCCCGATGGTCTAGAACAGTCCATATTCAACACTTACACCGGGATCTTCTACACTTACGCCCTGAGCATGAATGACAGTTGCCCGGACATTCCGATCAAAGATGGGAAGATACCCACACATGGGTACTGGCTATATGTGAAGGAAGAGAACGGTACGATCGTCCCCACCTTTGATTGTCCCTCGGCTATCGAGGCATTGAAGGAGTATAAGAAGCTGATACAGTTTGAGCCGCCGATTGATGAACAAGCGATGGAGTACAGTCAGATCAGGGACCTCTTCAGGACTGGAGACTACGCCATGGTCGCAGCTTGGACTAGCTTCATACCAGTTTACAATGGCACCGGCTCGAAGGTCGCAGGTGATATCGATGTGGCACCCCTGCCCGGTGGCAAGAACCCCTGGGGCACAAGCCAGGCGCCGACGTTTATAGGTATAAACCCGTATGCCCCTGACGTTAAAATGGCCGCTGAGTTCATAGCATTCCTGCTACAGCCGAGTGAGATGAAGAAGGGTGCAGAACAGGTGGGATTCATACCGGCAACATTCTCAGGCCTTAGGGAGGCTTCAAAAGTACCTAAAACTGCCTGGGTGAAACAATTCATGCCCCTATTGGAGAAGTCCGCTATAACCAATATTCAGAGGCTTACGCTGCAGAATAGGATCCTAAACTTCTTCACCGGTCTGAAGCCAATATTCATCAACGAGGTCGCAAAGTACTTCAGAGGGCAACAGACAGCTGAGCAGGCGATGCACACTATTACCGAGCAATGGGAGAAGATAATGAAAGTGTCACCGAGTTGA
- the coaD gene encoding phosphopantetheine adenylyltransferase, producing MGQKPYRKVVVGGTFDRLHLGHKALLRKAFEVGEYVYVGLTSDEMIVNKPYAEKILPYGLRLRDLLKFFEVNGLRNYRVIKIHTAIGFADRLKDLEAIVVSEETYKGAIIVNRAREEKGLPPLDVITIKLVRSRIGPKISSSLIRAGLIDPFGNPLTQGKSKM from the coding sequence ATGGGCCAGAAGCCGTACCGGAAGGTTGTAGTGGGTGGCACGTTTGACAGGCTCCATCTCGGCCACAAGGCCCTCCTCAGAAAGGCGTTTGAAGTTGGGGAGTACGTCTACGTGGGCCTAACCTCCGATGAGATGATTGTGAATAAGCCCTACGCCGAAAAAATACTTCCCTACGGGCTCCGCCTTCGGGATCTCCTCAAGTTCTTCGAGGTAAATGGCCTCAGGAACTACCGGGTTATCAAGATACACACCGCCATCGGCTTTGCCGACAGGCTGAAAGACCTTGAGGCCATCGTCGTCAGCGAAGAGACGTACAAAGGGGCCATCATCGTTAACCGGGCGAGGGAAGAGAAGGGGCTACCTCCGCTTGATGTGATCACGATAAAGCTCGTACGGAGCAGGATAGGGCCGAAGATCAGCTCATCCCTCATCCGCGCCGGCCTGATAGACCCATTTGGGAATCCTTTAACTCAAGGGAAAAGCAAAATGTGA
- the trm14 gene encoding tRNA (guanine(6)-N2)-methyltransferase produces MRLLLTTSQGIEDITGREAASLMEKLGVPFRVEEKPLGVEGRLLLEAGEAYYTDEKGRKRELSIATYLNENSRLLHRVILEIASEKFGGIGEEEPETALKRIKEFVSSLPVERFVKVSESFAVRPFRKGEHRITSLDISRKVGEAIFERLSRFGSPKVNLDHPAVIFRAELVGDALFLGIDTTGDSSLHKRPWRVYDHPAHLKASIANALIELAKPDGGPFIDPFCGSGTILIELALRGYEGRIIGVEKYRKHIIGAKMNALAAGVLDRIEFIQGDATKLSQYVGSVDFAVSNLPYGLKIGRKSMIPGLYMDFFGELAKVLEKRGVFITTEKRAIEKAMAENGFKIVHHRLIGHGGLMVHTYVVE; encoded by the coding sequence ATGAGGCTCTTACTCACAACCTCTCAGGGGATCGAGGACATCACCGGAAGAGAAGCCGCATCGCTTATGGAAAAGCTTGGAGTTCCGTTTCGAGTGGAAGAGAAGCCCTTAGGCGTTGAGGGGAGACTGCTCCTTGAGGCGGGTGAAGCTTACTACACCGACGAAAAGGGCAGAAAGAGGGAGCTTAGCATAGCAACTTACCTCAACGAGAACTCAAGGCTCCTCCACAGGGTTATTCTGGAGATAGCGAGCGAAAAGTTTGGGGGCATTGGGGAGGAAGAGCCTGAAACTGCCCTAAAGAGAATAAAGGAGTTCGTCTCGTCCCTTCCTGTTGAGCGCTTCGTGAAAGTGAGTGAGAGCTTTGCCGTCAGGCCCTTCAGGAAGGGCGAGCACAGGATAACGAGTCTGGATATTTCGAGAAAAGTTGGTGAAGCAATCTTTGAGAGGCTTTCGCGCTTTGGGAGTCCGAAAGTGAACCTCGACCATCCAGCAGTCATCTTCCGCGCCGAACTCGTTGGGGATGCCCTCTTCCTCGGGATAGACACGACCGGCGATTCCTCTCTTCATAAGAGGCCCTGGAGGGTCTACGACCACCCGGCACACCTAAAGGCAAGCATAGCCAACGCGCTCATAGAGCTGGCCAAACCTGATGGCGGGCCTTTTATAGACCCATTCTGCGGGAGCGGGACGATACTCATCGAACTTGCCCTCAGAGGCTACGAGGGGAGGATAATTGGCGTCGAGAAGTACAGGAAGCACATAATCGGGGCAAAAATGAACGCCCTGGCCGCTGGGGTGCTGGATAGGATAGAGTTCATTCAGGGCGACGCCACGAAGCTTTCCCAGTACGTCGGGAGCGTTGATTTTGCAGTCAGCAACCTTCCCTACGGCCTAAAGATCGGGCGGAAGAGCATGATACCGGGGCTTTACATGGACTTCTTCGGCGAGCTCGCCAAAGTCCTCGAAAAGCGTGGAGTGTTCATAACGACTGAAAAGAGGGCGATAGAGAAGGCCATGGCTGAGAACGGCTTCAAAATCGTTCACCACCGCCTCATTGGGCATGGCGGACTAATGGTTCACACCTATGTTGTGGAATAG
- a CDS encoding Nif3-like dinuclear metal center hexameric protein, which translates to MNRDELVSFLNEYLNVSAYPDKSSNGLQVEGKEEVERVAFTVDTTLRTIERAAEAGADMMIVHHGMIWGGINYVTGIHYKRLKALLSSGINLYAAHLPLDAHPEVGNNVELLRLLGLEPKGPFGEYRGLSIGFWGEFEEPQPIEKIAGIIAEKLDTAVKTYEFGKREIKTVGAISGEGAFALEEARRKGIDLLITGEFGHADYLTAIDLPQSVLVAGHYKTETLGVRALMPLLREKFGLDVFFIDEPTGL; encoded by the coding sequence ATGAACCGCGACGAACTCGTCTCGTTCCTGAATGAATACCTCAACGTCTCAGCCTACCCCGACAAATCCAGCAACGGCCTCCAGGTGGAGGGGAAGGAGGAGGTTGAACGCGTTGCCTTCACGGTGGATACGACTCTCAGGACGATAGAGCGCGCAGCTGAGGCCGGTGCCGACATGATGATAGTCCACCACGGCATGATATGGGGTGGGATAAACTACGTAACCGGGATACACTACAAACGCTTGAAAGCGCTGCTCTCTTCAGGGATTAACCTCTACGCGGCTCATCTTCCGCTCGATGCCCACCCAGAGGTCGGAAACAACGTTGAACTACTTAGGCTCCTGGGACTGGAGCCGAAAGGGCCTTTCGGTGAATACAGAGGACTCTCCATCGGATTCTGGGGAGAGTTCGAGGAGCCGCAACCGATAGAGAAAATCGCGGGGATAATCGCGGAGAAGCTCGATACAGCTGTGAAGACCTACGAGTTCGGGAAGAGGGAAATTAAAACCGTCGGGGCAATCAGTGGGGAGGGTGCCTTCGCTCTGGAAGAAGCCCGGAGGAAGGGAATCGACCTGCTCATAACCGGAGAGTTCGGCCACGCGGACTACCTAACGGCCATCGACCTGCCACAGAGCGTTCTGGTTGCCGGCCACTACAAGACCGAGACCCTTGGTGTTAGAGCCCTGATGCCGCTCCTCAGGGAGAAGTTCGGGCTGGATGTATTTTTCATCGACGAACCGACCGGGCTCTGA
- a CDS encoding ATP-binding protein — MRFIDREKELGVLHKARERSRKKLYTLAIYGLRRVGKTRLLREFLAEDDLYFFVNREKGSTGLLREYESILQEKGVITKRERIESWDDFFEVLFEGFEGAVAFDEFQDFRFVEPSVYPTLQRLIDENEERRNMLLIFTGSTIGVVEKLFRDSKEPLYGRIKRELRLKPLKLWGSYQMARELDIAKLDDFFKVHSVFGGFPRYWVAIEDEGLEGRNAEEILRELFFDEYAPLAEEVPKILSLEFGKRSGVYYDILEAIAKGATSISGIAGYLNRDETSLTRQLRELVHYFRLVDYDRAVLGKRSVLYISHPLVAFWFRFVQPNLSMYEFDRERLWKRVKNGMGDYVGKRFDFACRELLLLEELPFKPVSIGRHWGYYREKGVRKVYEIDVVALDESGKRAIFGECKWRNRAQNGQKLVEELKRKVELTGWKGEAHYLLIGKSFKNVPEGVKVIDEERIRKLLEGSE, encoded by the coding sequence ATGCGCTTCATCGATCGCGAGAAGGAGCTTGGGGTTTTGCATAAAGCGAGGGAAAGGAGCAGAAAAAAGCTCTATACACTGGCCATTTACGGCCTGAGGAGAGTAGGGAAAACTCGACTTTTGAGGGAATTCCTGGCCGAAGACGATTTATACTTCTTTGTTAACCGGGAGAAGGGAAGCACCGGGCTGTTAAGGGAGTATGAGAGCATTCTCCAGGAGAAGGGCGTGATAACGAAGAGGGAGAGAATAGAGAGCTGGGATGATTTTTTTGAGGTTCTCTTTGAGGGGTTTGAGGGGGCGGTTGCCTTTGACGAGTTCCAGGACTTCAGGTTTGTAGAGCCCTCTGTCTACCCGACCCTTCAGAGGCTCATCGATGAGAACGAAGAGAGAAGAAACATGCTTTTAATCTTCACCGGTTCAACGATTGGGGTGGTTGAAAAGCTATTCAGGGACTCGAAGGAACCCCTGTACGGAAGAATAAAGCGTGAGCTTCGTCTTAAGCCTCTGAAACTCTGGGGAAGCTATCAAATGGCCAGAGAGCTCGATATTGCAAAGCTGGACGATTTCTTTAAGGTTCACTCGGTATTCGGTGGCTTTCCCCGCTACTGGGTGGCCATTGAGGACGAAGGTCTGGAAGGGAGGAACGCGGAGGAAATCCTGAGGGAGCTGTTTTTTGATGAATACGCTCCCCTCGCCGAGGAAGTGCCCAAGATACTCTCTCTTGAATTCGGGAAGAGGTCCGGAGTTTACTACGACATCCTGGAGGCGATAGCCAAAGGGGCCACCTCGATAAGCGGAATAGCGGGCTACCTCAACAGGGACGAAACTTCCCTGACCAGACAGCTCCGGGAGCTCGTGCATTATTTCAGGCTTGTTGACTACGACAGGGCGGTTCTGGGGAAGAGGAGTGTTCTCTACATAAGCCACCCACTGGTGGCCTTCTGGTTCAGGTTCGTTCAGCCAAATCTTAGCATGTACGAGTTTGACAGGGAAAGGCTGTGGAAGCGGGTAAAAAATGGAATGGGGGACTATGTAGGTAAAAGGTTTGACTTCGCGTGCAGGGAGCTGCTTCTTCTTGAGGAACTGCCCTTCAAACCGGTCAGCATCGGAAGGCACTGGGGTTATTACCGGGAGAAAGGTGTTAGGAAGGTGTACGAAATAGACGTAGTGGCCCTTGACGAGAGCGGAAAACGGGCAATATTCGGGGAATGCAAATGGAGAAACCGAGCTCAGAACGGGCAAAAACTCGTGGAAGAACTCAAAAGGAAGGTGGAGCTGACGGGCTGGAAGGGGGAGGCCCACTATCTCCTGATTGGCAAGAGTTTCAAGAACGTCCCTGAGGGGGTTAAGGTTATAGACGAGGAAAGGATTAGGAAACTCCTGGAGGGATCGGAATGA
- a CDS encoding ABC transporter permease subunit, with amino-acid sequence MLALPGLAYILVFTLYPILNNFYLSLHEQDIYGHLHWVGLGNYKWFTVDPYFNNILHNTLLYSLATPTIDIILAVPIAIALKRIGGKWLIPLMVSAFIPWVTAAMAWYLFLNPNYGLGYYLFAYGIIHTNPMMSKWTIVLIDVWETLPTSVLLIYAGLRAIPKSIEEAAHADGLTGAKKLLSVDLPLVIPNILTAFILATLAGFFTFDPIYIGTSQAGPRILDDLAFYAYVNFFNLEPGYAAALIVLMTIISTILSVAYLKLMYSKKAMRLPVPRFIPNKEVPKVLHYLVLGIVLVFILVPFAWLILVSLKTPLEVIQTPPTILPHHISLGNYKCALWVSCNHPGVPMGGLPFLITSLGVSTINVLITVLLAGMLAYAMSVHRFGGNKLVTYILYLTATPTLIYIIPFYIILKHLNIINTWWGLILVYPVMTIPYNTWILYNYYKTFPKQMEEAALADGMSRIKAFFKVVLPLNKSGLSVAAIYAFIFSWGALVFPLAFTYTPLDLRHFWRLSGAETYSIYIAMLMSPATASYGAVAAAGILSSLPPLVLLVLARNNLEKLWGLR; translated from the coding sequence TTGCTGGCCCTCCCAGGGCTAGCCTATATTCTTGTTTTTACCCTTTACCCTATCTTAAACAATTTTTATCTTAGCCTTCATGAGCAAGATATTTATGGTCATCTTCACTGGGTGGGTCTTGGAAATTACAAATGGTTTACAGTAGACCCGTATTTTAACAATATATTGCATAATACTCTCCTATATTCCCTGGCAACGCCTACTATAGATATTATTTTGGCGGTACCCATTGCGATAGCCTTGAAGAGGATTGGTGGGAAATGGCTCATACCGCTTATGGTTTCCGCGTTTATACCGTGGGTTACGGCCGCCATGGCCTGGTACCTGTTCCTCAATCCCAACTATGGTTTGGGCTACTATCTCTTCGCATATGGTATAATACACACGAATCCAATGATGTCAAAATGGACCATAGTGCTTATAGATGTTTGGGAAACACTGCCTACGAGCGTCTTATTAATTTATGCTGGGCTGAGGGCCATACCGAAGAGTATAGAGGAAGCGGCCCATGCCGATGGGCTTACTGGAGCTAAGAAGTTGCTGAGCGTGGATCTCCCCCTTGTAATTCCAAATATTCTAACGGCATTCATACTGGCAACACTGGCTGGCTTTTTCACTTTTGATCCGATATATATTGGGACTTCTCAGGCTGGGCCTAGGATACTGGATGACTTGGCGTTCTATGCTTACGTTAACTTTTTCAATCTGGAGCCAGGATATGCTGCAGCCTTAATAGTACTAATGACAATAATCTCCACCATCCTATCAGTGGCGTATCTGAAATTGATGTATTCTAAGAAAGCTATGAGGCTCCCCGTGCCCCGATTTATACCCAATAAGGAGGTTCCCAAGGTACTCCACTATCTCGTCCTTGGGATAGTATTAGTATTCATACTCGTTCCCTTCGCTTGGCTGATACTCGTCTCCCTGAAGACACCTCTGGAGGTAATACAGACACCTCCTACGATATTACCCCATCATATAAGCCTCGGGAACTATAAGTGTGCGCTGTGGGTTTCATGTAACCATCCAGGTGTTCCTATGGGAGGATTACCATTCCTTATAACCAGCCTTGGAGTTTCAACGATCAATGTGCTGATAACAGTGTTGCTAGCTGGCATGTTGGCCTATGCAATGTCAGTCCATAGGTTCGGTGGGAACAAGCTCGTTACGTACATACTCTACCTTACGGCCACACCAACGCTAATCTACATAATACCATTCTACATAATCCTGAAGCACCTTAACATTATCAACACCTGGTGGGGGTTAATCCTTGTATATCCCGTGATGACGATACCGTACAATACGTGGATCCTCTACAACTACTACAAGACGTTCCCGAAGCAGATGGAGGAGGCTGCACTAGCCGATGGAATGTCGAGGATAAAAGCGTTCTTCAAGGTAGTTCTTCCACTCAATAAGTCGGGGCTTAGTGTCGCGGCAATATATGCGTTCATATTCTCTTGGGGGGCCTTAGTATTCCCGCTGGCATTTACCTATACTCCACTGGACCTGAGGCACTTCTGGAGGTTGAGCGGTGCCGAAACATATTCGATCTATATTGCGATGCTGATGAGTCCCGCAACTGCGAGCTATGGTGCTGTGGCCGCAGCCGGGATACTTAGCTCTCTACCTCCGTTAGTCCTGCTGGTATTGGCACGTAACAACCTGGAGAAACTGTGGGGGCTGAGGTGA
- a CDS encoding bifunctional N(6)-L-threonylcarbamoyladenine synthase/serine/threonine protein kinase, with protein sequence MIALGIEGTAHTLGIGIVTEKKVLANVFDTLTTEKGGIHPKEAAEHHASLLKLLLRKALETAGITMEDVDVIAFSQGPGLGPCLRVVATAARALAIKYNKPIVGVNHCIAHVEITKMFGVKDPVGLYVSGGNTQVLALEGGRYRVFGETLDIGIGNAIDTFARELGIGFPGGPKIEKLARNGERYIELPYAVKGMDLSFSGVLTEAVRKYRTGKYRIEDLAYSFQETAFSALVEVTERAVAHTGKEEVVLVGGVAANNRLREMLRIMTEDRGIEFFVPPYNLCRDNGAMIAYTGLRMYRGGIRFKIEDTVVRQKFRTDEVEVTW encoded by the coding sequence ATGATAGCTCTCGGCATCGAGGGAACAGCCCATACTCTTGGCATTGGCATCGTGACGGAGAAAAAAGTCCTTGCCAACGTATTCGACACCCTAACGACCGAAAAAGGTGGTATCCATCCAAAGGAGGCCGCAGAGCACCACGCTAGCCTCCTCAAGCTCCTCCTTAGGAAGGCTCTTGAAACTGCGGGAATAACCATGGAGGACGTTGACGTCATAGCCTTCTCCCAGGGGCCGGGATTGGGCCCGTGTTTGAGGGTCGTGGCCACCGCCGCGAGGGCGCTGGCGATAAAGTACAACAAACCCATAGTTGGGGTAAACCACTGTATCGCGCACGTCGAGATTACCAAGATGTTCGGGGTTAAGGATCCGGTCGGCCTCTATGTGAGCGGCGGCAACACGCAGGTTCTGGCTTTAGAAGGCGGCCGCTACCGCGTCTTCGGTGAGACACTGGACATAGGCATTGGGAACGCTATAGACACCTTCGCGAGGGAACTTGGGATAGGCTTCCCCGGCGGACCGAAGATAGAGAAGCTCGCCCGGAACGGGGAGAGATACATCGAGCTTCCGTACGCTGTTAAAGGAATGGACTTGAGCTTCTCGGGAGTCCTCACGGAGGCCGTCAGAAAGTACCGGACCGGTAAATACCGTATCGAGGATCTGGCCTACTCCTTCCAGGAGACGGCCTTTTCTGCCCTTGTAGAGGTCACGGAGAGGGCAGTAGCTCATACTGGAAAGGAAGAGGTCGTCCTGGTGGGAGGGGTCGCGGCTAACAACCGCCTCCGCGAGATGCTCAGGATAATGACCGAGGACAGAGGAATAGAGTTCTTCGTCCCACCTTACAATCTGTGCCGAGACAACGGTGCGATGATAGCTTACACAGGTTTGAGAATGTACCGCGGCGGCATAAGGTTTAAAATTGAAGACACCGTAGTCAGACAGAAGTTCCGCACGGATGAGGTCGAGGTAACTTGGTAA
- the hflX gene encoding GTPase HflX: MKAIGVIRTSRRERLSKDEFEELLRSAGYDVPTILKQNRGEHPRYNIGPGKLKELKALVEELKPDKIIFANRLTPSQAYNLWKGLNVEVMDRWQLVLEIFEKRAHSKEAKLQVELASLQYEVPLVKEAIRRIKLGDRAGFKGMGEYQTQQYLKHIRYRMGKIRKELDRVRADREVKRKRREELGFILIALAGYTNAGKSTLLNTLSGEDVEARQQMFTTLDTTTRRFQLGGKRVLVTDTVGFIDNLPPFIVEAFHSTLEEIVKADILLLVLDASEAWSEIRRKLLASLRVLRELKTLDKPMVVALNKIDVVSSGHSFEVKRLTEELLEERVPGARVVWISAKKKTLDELYRVLEEIIPGLPKYRPFRIRISPGGNVPKVLSVLSEIGEVLKVSYGEETVVEALIQVGMIKELTGLGVKIEHLNEASKAEESENNE, encoded by the coding sequence ATGAAAGCCATTGGAGTTATCAGGACTTCAAGACGGGAACGCCTCAGCAAGGACGAATTCGAGGAGCTCCTCAGAAGTGCGGGTTACGACGTCCCCACAATACTTAAGCAGAACAGGGGAGAGCATCCACGCTACAACATCGGGCCGGGAAAGCTGAAGGAGCTCAAGGCTCTAGTGGAGGAGCTGAAGCCGGATAAGATCATCTTCGCTAACAGGCTTACCCCAAGTCAGGCCTACAACCTCTGGAAGGGGCTGAATGTCGAGGTGATGGACCGCTGGCAGCTCGTCCTTGAAATCTTTGAGAAGAGGGCCCACTCCAAGGAGGCTAAACTCCAAGTGGAGCTGGCATCACTCCAGTATGAGGTTCCACTCGTTAAGGAAGCGATAAGGAGGATAAAACTCGGTGATAGGGCAGGATTTAAGGGTATGGGCGAGTACCAGACCCAGCAGTACCTCAAGCACATCCGATACAGGATGGGGAAGATAAGAAAGGAGCTGGACAGGGTTAGAGCCGATAGAGAGGTCAAAAGGAAGAGAAGGGAAGAGCTGGGGTTTATCCTCATAGCTCTAGCTGGCTACACGAACGCGGGGAAGAGCACGCTCCTCAACACCCTCTCCGGGGAGGACGTTGAGGCAAGGCAGCAGATGTTCACAACCCTCGACACCACCACCCGGAGGTTTCAGCTCGGCGGAAAGAGGGTTCTCGTTACCGATACCGTCGGCTTCATCGACAACCTGCCGCCGTTCATCGTTGAAGCGTTTCATTCAACCCTGGAGGAGATAGTGAAGGCGGACATTCTCCTACTAGTCCTCGACGCAAGTGAGGCATGGAGTGAGATAAGGAGAAAGCTCCTGGCATCCCTCCGGGTTCTCAGGGAGCTAAAAACCCTCGACAAGCCGATGGTCGTTGCCCTCAATAAGATAGACGTGGTGAGCAGCGGACATTCTTTTGAAGTAAAGCGCCTGACCGAGGAGTTGCTCGAAGAGAGGGTTCCTGGTGCCAGGGTGGTGTGGATCTCGGCCAAAAAGAAAACCCTAGATGAACTCTACAGGGTCCTTGAGGAGATAATCCCAGGACTACCAAAGTACAGGCCCTTCAGGATACGGATATCACCTGGGGGAAACGTCCCAAAGGTTCTTTCGGTATTATCAGAGATAGGAGAGGTTTTGAAGGTTTCATACGGCGAGGAGACCGTGGTGGAGGCGCTCATCCAGGTGGGAATGATAAAAGAGCTGACAGGACTAGGAGTAAAGATAGAGCACTTAAACGAGGCCAGCAAGGCTGAAGAGTCTGAAAACAACGAGTGA
- a CDS encoding DUF835 domain-containing protein, with protein sequence MELLVPTYQLVYDVTLLIALLYVWYFFAKRWNRYTAELKPFIRSAVVFLAFGVAGRTVDLIADFVQVPYAGYLYVFFYGVSIVGVIYTMVVYVIRLENSYIPLASTSPSQPSPQDKKDALTGAYLIMGSRGKMFEVLNVIKSFQRPTIVFTRNPNFYSELGDFVVPVWITQVTDKGISPTALHVIQDNAIRFVRERPGSLVVIDCLEYLLLYSDFTSVFKFLINLKDHVTSAGSTLVVFADGEALDERERALLLREFEPL encoded by the coding sequence ATGGAATTGCTGGTTCCGACGTATCAGCTGGTATACGATGTAACCCTCCTGATTGCCCTCCTCTACGTATGGTACTTCTTCGCCAAGCGGTGGAACCGCTACACCGCTGAGCTCAAGCCGTTCATAAGGAGTGCAGTTGTCTTCTTGGCTTTTGGTGTTGCGGGTAGGACCGTTGATCTCATTGCGGATTTTGTCCAGGTTCCTTACGCAGGCTACCTATACGTATTTTTTTACGGTGTCTCGATAGTTGGCGTTATCTATACGATGGTAGTGTATGTGATTCGACTTGAGAACTCATACATCCCGCTGGCGTCCACTTCTCCATCCCAACCTTCCCCCCAGGATAAAAAGGATGCCCTTACAGGAGCCTATTTAATAATGGGCTCCCGCGGGAAGATGTTCGAGGTGCTCAACGTCATAAAATCCTTTCAGCGCCCGACCATTGTTTTCACCCGAAACCCGAATTTTTACTCCGAACTTGGCGATTTTGTGGTGCCGGTTTGGATAACCCAGGTCACTGACAAGGGGATCTCCCCAACGGCGCTTCATGTAATTCAGGACAACGCCATAAGGTTCGTCAGGGAGAGGCCCGGTTCCCTCGTCGTCATTGACTGCCTTGAGTACCTCCTCCTCTATAGTGATTTCACATCGGTCTTTAAGTTCCTCATCAACCTGAAGGATCACGTGACATCGGCAGGCTCTACTCTCGTAGTGTTCGCGGACGGGGAAGCGTTAGACGAGCGTGAAAGGGCCCTCCTTCTGAGGGAATTCGAGCCCCTGTGA